A single genomic interval of Coturnix japonica isolate 7356 chromosome 14, Coturnix japonica 2.1, whole genome shotgun sequence harbors:
- the DNAAF5 gene encoding dynein assembly factor 5, axonemal, translating into MAACGAAELAQALSRPLSCLQGPECGRAARLRALEAIRAEVQERPLSSQAVQEVFEAQLVRPLSRCLAGDAAERCRELALQLLLHGLSRCERPGEALPVVLPVLAQRLGPPQGAEPCEELRLGLLQLLGLLLRRGGAAVAPYLPDVLGILQAALLDHYAEVRRESCRCAVACAQAVPERFHMQSESLIKPLMQTISHQHYRVRVDVIQATGAVIQFGNGKSVDDVLSHLAQRLFDEIPKVRQAVTTVIGEWLLHLRDRYSYFHKLIPLLLSGVADDIPENTTLAWTYWEKIGLQWEKENEEDLKDKMDFSVPPSHYPKGVTRPGLGCRELVSRNLSKILPALCRDLTDWVENTRVKASQLLYLLLLHAEDHITQHMELLLRTLYQACLDGESEVVRNCVKAAELIGTFVSPKVSLKLITSAFEVTPKPSCLMVLAAVVRGSPKEILQPHLRDLGDVLSQAGVCQRSDEVLYMEQLLCVVRALIEVCQEDCQEICLQLMKVLVTVMAVPSSQHLKEKAEETMCSLAEVQQLDGFLSLYKQHILQLLQWVSVSHDSWTCYSPEILQFNVIATHSGPVIGEALHDFILILKTCLQPNKDPQMRLKLFTVLSELLQKANETINSQGLFPSYLEMVIKDILAPNLQWRAGRTAAAIRTTAVSCLWALIHCQMLAPEEMLKVKDALMPQIIAAMDEDSKISRLLGCRIVGGILKVCGRQFDETQLGKTYQEVLKRLDDASPDVRLTAAHTLTDWFKCVKDSNVKSAMKSHIEYLYQELLIHLDDQDPDTQNAVLEVLKEGSTLYPELLVREVEEAKHKHRIPVYCNQLLHHIQSTREPAS; encoded by the exons ATGGCGGCGTGCGGGGCGGCGGAGCTGGCGCAGGCCTTGAGCCGGCccctgagctgcctgcagggcccCGAGTGCGGCCGGGCCGCGCGGCTGCGAGCACTAGAAGCCATCCGGGCCGAGGTGCAGGAGCGGCCGCTCTCGTCGCAGGCGGTGCAGGAGGTTTTCGAGGCGCAGCTGGTGCGGCCTCTGTCGCGCTGCCTGGCGGGGGACGCGGCGGAGCGGTGCCGGGAGCTcgccctgcagctgctcctgcacgGCCTGAGTCGCTGCGAGCGGCCCGGGGAGGCGCTGCCCGTCGTGCTGCCGGTGCTGGCGCAGCGCCTCGGCCCGCCGCAGGGCGCTGAGCCGTGCGAGGAGCTGCGCCTCggcctcctccagctgctggggctgctgctgcggcGCGGAGGGGCTGCGGTGGCTCCGTATCTACCCGATGTGCTCGGCATCCTGCAGGCCGCTCTGCTCGATCACTACGCCGAGGTCAGGCGGGAGAGCTGCAGGTGCGCCGTGGCCTGCGCACAGGCTGTGCCAG AGCGCTTCCATATGCAGTCAGAATCTCTGATAAAGCCCTTAATGCAAACCATTTCACACCAGCACTACAGAGTTCGTGTGGATGTCATTCAGGCCACTGGAGCAGTGATACAGTTTGGAAATGGGAAGTCTGTGGACGATGTTCTGTCTCATCTGGCCCAACGATTATTTGATGAGATTCCCAAg GTTCGTCAGGCTGTAACAACTGTCATTGGGGAATGGCTGTTGCACCTCCGGGACAGATACTCCTATTTCCACAAGCTGATCCCTCTGTTACTCAGTGGCGTTGCTGATGACATTCCTGAAAATAC GACGCTAGCTTGGACTTACTGGGAAAAGATAGGCTTGCAGTGGGAGAAGGAGAACGAAGAAGATCTGAAGGATAAGATGGATTTTAGTGTTCCACCATCTCATTATCCCAAAGGAG tgACTCGACCAGGACTGGGGTGTCGGGAACTTGTGTCAAGGAACCTCTCTAAAATCCTCCCAGCTCTCTGCCGTGATCTTACAGACTGGGTTGAAAACACGAGAGTGAAAGCATCCCAGCTTCTGTATTTGTTACTGCTGCATGCAGAGGaccacatcacacagcacaTGGAGCTGCTTCTCAGAACTCTGTATCAAGCGTGCTTGGATGGAGAAAGTGAGGTGGTTAGGAAT tgtgtgaaGGCAGCAGAATTGATCGGAACATTTGTCAGTCCTAAAGTGTCCTTGAAATTAATCACATCAGCCTTTGAGGTGACGCCTAAGCCGTCTTGTTTAATGGTTCTCGCTGCCGTGGTTCGAGGTAGCCCAAAAGAAATCTTGCAGCCTCATTTGAGGGATCTTGGTGATGTGCTGTCACAGGCTGGAGTCTGTCAGCGCTCTGATGAG gtCCTTTACATGGAGCAATTGCTTTGTGTTGTACGAGCACTGATTGAAGTATGCCAGGAAGACTGCCAAGAAATTTGCTTGCAGCTCATGAAGGTTTTGGTGACAGTGATGGCAGTACCAAGTTCTCAGCACCTTAAAGAGAAG GCGGAAGAAACAATGTGTTCATTAGCTGAAGTGCAGCAGTTggatggttttctttctctctacaAACAGCATATCCTTCAGCTTCTGCAATGGGTCTCAGTGTCACACGACAGTTGGACCTGCTATTCGCCAGAAATATTACAGTTCAATGTCATTGCAACTCATTCAG GTCCTGTCATAGGTGAAGCTCTCCATGACTTTATTCTCATTCTTAAGACGTGTCTGCAGCCAAACAAAGATCCCCAGATGCGCTTAAaacttttcactgttttatcaGAGTTGCTCCAGAAAGCCAATGAGACCATCAATTCCCAGGG GCTGTTCCCCAGCTACCTGGAGATGGTGATAAAAGACATCCTGGCTCCTAATCTGCAGTGGCGTGCTGGGAGGACAGCAGCTGCCATCCGCACCACAGCTGTGTCGTGCCTTTGGGCCCTTATTCACTGCCAGATGCTTGCGCCAGAAGAG ATGTTAAAAGTCAAGGATGCATTAATGCCCCAAATTATTGCTGCCATGGACGAAGACTCCAAAATCAGTCGGCTGTTGGGCTGCCGCATTGTTGGTGGGATTTTAAAAGTTTGTGGGAGGCAATTCGATGAAACCCAGCTTGGCAAGACTTACCAGG AGGTTTTAAAGCGTCTGGATGATGCATCACCTGATGTACGACTGACCGCCGCTCACACCTTGACTGACTGGTTTAAATGCGTGAAGGACAGTAATGTGAAATCTGCAATGAAAAGTCACATTGAGTATCTGTACCAAGAGCTGTTGATACATCTGGATGACCAAGATCCAGATACCCAAAATGCTGTCCTAG AAGtattaaaagaaggaagcacTTTGTATCCTGAGCTTCTTGTGAGAGAAGTTGAAGAGGCCAAACATAAGCACCGAATCCCAGTCTATTGTAACCAACTGCTGCATCACATTCAGAGCACCAGAGAACCAGCTTCATGA